A region of Spodoptera frugiperda isolate SF20-4 chromosome 26, AGI-APGP_CSIRO_Sfru_2.0, whole genome shotgun sequence DNA encodes the following proteins:
- the LOC118264693 gene encoding cytosolic Fe-S cluster assembly factor NUBP2 homolog: protein MLDSVKRVILVLSGKGGVGKSTVSTQLALTLKERGYKVGLLDIDLCGPSVPYLLNLENQNVHQGPEGWIPVYLDNEQRLGVMSIGFLLSSRNDAVVWRGPKKTSMIKQFLEDVCWQELDFLVIDTPPGTSDEHITVMENLRQVPQCGAIIVTTPQEVAIEDVRKEITFCKKTGIPILGIIENMSGYECPNCSECTNIFSSGGGKSLADIAKIPFMGSVPIDPRVGKLAGKGLAAIKELPDSTTSKVFSELVNQLAPDSL, encoded by the exons atgCTTGATTCTGTAAAACGTGTAATATTAGTTCTTTCTGGTAAGGGAGGTGTCGGAAAATCCACAGTTAGCACACAATTGGCGCTAACTTTAAAAGAAAGAGGTTATAAG GTTGGATTATTGGACATAGATTTGTGTGGGCCTAGTGTCCCTTACTTACTGAATTTGGAGAACCAAAATGTACACCAGGGTCCAGAAGGATGGATTCCAGTGTATCTAGACAACGAACAGAGGCTCGGTGTGATGTCTATAGGCTTCTTGCTGAGCTCCCGAAACGATGCCGTGGTTTGGAGAGGACCTAAGAAGACATCAATGATAAAACAGTTCTTAGAAGATGTTTGCTGGCAAGAACTCGATTTTCTTGTTATAGATACTCCTCCAG GAACTTCAGATGAGCACATCACCGTGATGGAGAATCTCCGTCAAGTGCCACAATGTGGTGCTATAATAGTGACTACACCACAGGAAGTTGCCATAGAGGATGTGCGCAAGGAGATCACATTCTGCAAAAAGACTGGCATACCTATCCTTGGCATTATTGAAAACATGAGCGG ATACGAGTGTCCAAACTGCAGTGAATGCACAAACATCTTCTCGAGTGGTGGGGGGAAGTCATTAGCAGATATTGCCAAAATACCGTTCATGGGCAGTGTGCCCATAGACCCCAGGGTTGGGAAACTGGCAGGGAAAGGTTTAGCAGCCATCAAAGAACTTCCAGACTCCACAACTAGTAAGGTGTTCAGTGAATTAGTGAACCAATTAGCTCCTGACAGCCTGTga
- the LOC118281309 gene encoding piggyBac transposable element-derived protein 4-like yields MDQPSTSKQTIEDMLGAMASPRECITVPGEFSLTDRDLFNILDEGTYPEVYDEWIDIIEEEVVTTEVIDTQQAGVEASSIWIPGNPTELNTFLFTGNPGIKQAMSGRQPIDYFNLVFNMDFYTLLLTCTNRNGEIIKRNASGPHARFRRWQPVTIEEFKVFLGLIMLMGVIKLNRLSDYWKKHYLFDLTFTKYMSRNRFFMILRALNVQMEAGNQSLNKVKALIDLFNKTMEDLYYPAREVTIDESMILWTGRLHFRQYLKNKVHKYGIKLYMLAEKHGICMKIHLYAGSQDQVVGGKDHVKKVMRVLMSNYVHKGHSLYVDNYYSSVGMAEEFLNKNTYITGTLQFNRKGNPVQVINARLQPNEACIMHNSNNVTVTKWRDKREISFVSTEHNSEYIQTQNKYGNISFKPKVQVKYNK; encoded by the coding sequence ATGGATCAACCATCCacgtccaaacaaacaattgAAGACATGTTGGGTGCAATGGCATCTCCAAGAGAATGCATAACAGTACCCGGTGAATTTTCACTAACGGATCGAGACctctttaatattttagacGAAGGTACTTATCCAGAAGTGTATGATGAATGGATAGACATCATCGAAGAAGAAGTTGTCACAACAGAAGTTATAGACACTCAGCAAGCAGGTGTTGAAGCCTCTTCAATTTGGATACCAGGCAATCCAACAGaacttaacacatttttatttactggaAACCCTGGTATTAAACAAGCCATGTCAGGTAGACAGcctattgattattttaatctGGTATTTAATATGGATTTTTATACTCTTTTATTGACATGTACGAATAGAAATggagaaattattaaaagaaatgccAGCGGTCCTCATGCAAGATTTCGTAGATGGCAACCAGTGACAATAGAGGAGTTCAAGGTGTTTCTAGGTTTAATCATGCTTATGGGTGTCATTAAATTGAATAGATTGTCTGATTACTGGAAAAAACATTATCTTTTTGATTTAACCTTTACCAAGTACATGTctagaaatagattttttatgattttgagaGCACTTAATGTACAAATGGAAGCAGGAAACCAAAGCCTAAATAAAGTGAAAGccttgattgatttatttaataaaactatggAAGACTTATATTACCCCGCTAGAGAGGTTACAATAGATGAGTCAATGATATTATGGACCGGTCGTTTACATTTCCGTCAgtaccttaaaaataaagtccATAAGTatggtataaaattatatatgttAGCAGAAAAGCATGGTATTTGCATGAAAATACATTTGTATGCTGGGTCTCAAGACCAAGTCGTGGGAGGAAAAGATCACGTAAAGAAAGTAATGCGTGTTTTAATGAGCAATTACGTTCATAAAGGCCACTCTTTATATGtggataattattattcaagtgTAGGCATGGCTGAagaattcttaaataaaaacacttataTAACTGGtacattacaatttaatagaaaaggCAATCCTGTACAAGTAATAAATGCCCGATTGCAGCCAAATGAAGCATGTATTATGCACAATAGTAATAACGTTACGGTCACAAAATGGAGAGACAAGAGAGAAATTAGTTTTGTAAGTACAGAGCATAATAGCGAatatatacaaacacaaaataaatatggaaacATTTCCTTTAAACCAAAAGTGCaagtcaaatataataaataa
- the LOC126912469 gene encoding uncharacterized protein LOC126912469, which yields MAFQDNQENDDFTECSQALFTDFYDQQNDEKENQSFPNSSQSILEKSIPKKRQFTESRNSCNVVSNNSSDTSIEEILDSDEDEHIERKKKCYLKNENKMNNEVSIEKKSEHVCCAAKKYFNALFSKDFTAELNTQDELPPIYAQFEHDLGIMLAFRLRNVPADKRLECYEKLINTVRQYEGKK from the exons ATGGCGTTTCAAG ataATCAGGAGAACGAcgattttactgaatgtagccAGGCATTGTTTACTGATTTCTATGATCAACAAAATGACGAGAAAGAAAACCAAAGTTTTCCAAACTCTAGTCAATCGATTTTGGAAAAAAGTATACCAAAGAAGCGTCAATTCACTGAATCTCGGAATAGTTGCAATGTAGTTTCTAATAACAGTTCAGATACTAGCATTGAAGAAATTCTGGACTCTGATGAAGACGAACATAttgaaaggaaaaaaaaatgttatcttaagaatgaaaataaaatgaataatgaggtctctatagaaaaaaaatcagaaCATGTTTGCTGTgcagcaaaaaaatattttaatgcattATTCTCTAAGGATTTTACAGCAGAATTGAATACACAAGATGAGTTGCCTCCAATTTATGCTCAGTTTGAGCATGATTTAGGCATAATGCTTGCTTTTCGGTTGAGAAATGTACCAGCCGACAAACGTTTGGAGTGTTatgaaaaactaattaatactgTTAGACAATACGAagggaaaaaataa
- the LOC118264807 gene encoding cryptochrome-1 isoform X2, with translation MLGGSVLWFRHGLRLHDNPSLHSALEDKGFPFFPIFIFDGETAGTKLVGYNRMRYLLEALDDLDNQFKKHGGRLIMLKGKPNVVFRRLWEEFGIRKLCFEQDCEPVWRARDDSVKNACKEIGVVCKEHVSHTLWEPDTVIKANGGIPPLTYQMFLHTVATIGDPPRPVGEVDFTGVKFGSLPESFYNEFTVFDKTPKPEDLGVFLENEDIRMIRWVGGETTALKQMQQRLAVEYETFLRGSYLPTHGNPDLLGPPISLSPALRFGCLSVRSFYWSVQDLFRQVHQGRLTSNSASHFITGQLIWREYFYTMSVNNPNYGQMAGNPICLDIPWKTPAGDELQRWMEGRTGFPFVDAAMRQLRTEGWLHHAARNTVASFLTRGTLWLSWEHGLNHFLKYLLDADWSVCAGNWMWVSSSAFEALLDSGECACPVRLGQRLDPSGEYVRRYVPELARMPVEYIYEPWKAPIDVQERASCIIGKDYPDPVVNHLVAAQRNRNAMKELRHILQKAPPHCCPSSEDEIRQFMWLNE, from the exons ATGCTTGGTGGTAGCGTACTCTGGTTCCGCCACGGGTTGAGGCTGCATGACAACCCCTCGCTGCACTCTGCGCTCGAAGACAAAGGGTTCCCGTTCTTTCCTATCTTCATCTTCGATGGAGAAACTGCAG GTACAAAGCTGGTTGGCTACAACCGTATGCGGTATCTCCTGGAGGCTCTGGACGACCTGGACAACCAGTTCAAGAAACATGGCGGCCGGCTCATCATGCTGAAAGGAAAGCCTAACGTCGTGTTTAGGAGACTTTGGGAGGAATTCG GTATTCGCAAGCTCTGCTTCGAGCAGGACTGCGAGCCGGTGTGGAGGGCTCGTGACGACAGCGTGAAGAATGCCTGCAAGGAGATCGGCGTGGTCTGCAAGGAACACGTCTCCCATACCCTGTGGGAGCCTGACACCGTCATCAAGGCCAATGGAGGCATCCCCCCTCTTACTTATCAGATGTTTTTG CATACTGTAGCCACCATTGGCGACCCTCCGCGTCCAGTCGGCGAGGTAGATTTCACAGGAGTCAAGTTCGGCAGCCTGCCTGAATCCTTTTACAATGAGTTTACGGTCTTCGATAAG ACTCCAAAACCAGAGGATTTAGGTGTATTCCTAGAGAACGAGGATATCCGAATGATTCGCTGGGTGGGCGGGGAGACCACTGCTCTTAAGCAGATGCAGCAGCGTCTGGCTGTGGAGTATGAAACCTTCCTCAG GGGATCGTACTTGCCTACACATGGCAACCCGGACTTATTGGGTCCACCCATATCTTTGAGCCCTGCGCTGCGGTTTGGATGTCTCTCTGTCCGGAG CTTCTACTGGTCAGTACAGGACTTGTTCCGTCAGGTGCACCAAGGACGGCTCACCTCTAACTCTGCGTCCCATTTCATTACTG GTCAACTGATTTGGCGTGAATATTTCTACACGATGAGCGTGAACAACCCTAACTACGGCCAGATGGCTGGCAACCCTATCTGCTTGGATATTCCTTGGAAGACTCCGGCTGGAGATGAGTTGCAGAG ATGGATGGAAGGTCGCACCGGGTTCCCGTTCGTGGACGCGGCGATGCGCCAGCTCCGTACGGAGGGCTGGTTGCACCACGCCGCGCGCAACACGGTCGCCTCCTTCCTCACGCGGGGCACGCTCTGGCTGTCCTGGGAACACGGGCTCAACCACTTCTTGAAGTATCTGCTTGATGCCGACTG GTCGGTGTGCGCCGGTAACTGGATGTGGGTATCATCGTCAGCGTTCGAAGCGTTGCTGGACTCGGGCGAGTGCGCGTGCCCGGTGCGCCTGGGGCAGCGCCTCGACCCCAGCGGGGAGTACGTGCGCAGATACGTGCCCGAACTGGCTCGCATGCCCGTTGAATACAT CTATGAACCCTGGAAGGCTCCTATCGACGTGCAGGAGCGCGCCTCCTGCATCATCGGCAAGGACTACCCAGACCCAGTAGTCAACCACCTTGTGGCCGCCCAGAGGAACAGGAATGCTATGAAG gAACTTCGTCATATTTTGCAAAAAGCTCCTCCACACTGCTGCCCCTCCTCAGAAGACGAGATCCGACAGTTCATGTGGCTCAACGAATAA
- the LOC118264807 gene encoding cryptochrome-1 isoform X1 produces MLGGSVLWFRHGLRLHDNPSLHSALEDKGFPFFPIFIFDGETAGTKLVGYNRMRYLLEALDDLDNQFKKHGGRLIMLKGKPNVVFRRLWEEFGIRKLCFEQDCEPVWRARDDSVKNACKEIGVVCKEHVSHTLWEPDTVIKANGGIPPLTYQMFLHTVATIGDPPRPVGEVDFTGVKFGSLPESFYNEFTVFDKTPKPEDLGVFLENEDIRMIRWVGGETTALKQMQQRLAVEYETFLRGSYLPTHGNPDLLGPPISLSPALRFGCLSVRSFYWSVQDLFRQVHQGRLTSNSASHFITGQLIWREYFYTMSVNNPNYGQMAGNPICLDIPWKTPAGDELQRWMEGRTGFPFVDAAMRQLRTEGWLHHAARNTVASFLTRGTLWLSWEHGLNHFLKYLLDADWSVCAGNWMWVSSSAFEALLDSGECACPVRLGQRLDPSGEYVRRYVPELARMPVEYIYEPWKAPIDVQERASCIIGKDYPDPVVNHLVAAQRNRNAMKWLSRSVAGRLQKDKWFDIVGELRHILQKAPPHCCPSSEDEIRQFMWLNE; encoded by the exons ATGCTTGGTGGTAGCGTACTCTGGTTCCGCCACGGGTTGAGGCTGCATGACAACCCCTCGCTGCACTCTGCGCTCGAAGACAAAGGGTTCCCGTTCTTTCCTATCTTCATCTTCGATGGAGAAACTGCAG GTACAAAGCTGGTTGGCTACAACCGTATGCGGTATCTCCTGGAGGCTCTGGACGACCTGGACAACCAGTTCAAGAAACATGGCGGCCGGCTCATCATGCTGAAAGGAAAGCCTAACGTCGTGTTTAGGAGACTTTGGGAGGAATTCG GTATTCGCAAGCTCTGCTTCGAGCAGGACTGCGAGCCGGTGTGGAGGGCTCGTGACGACAGCGTGAAGAATGCCTGCAAGGAGATCGGCGTGGTCTGCAAGGAACACGTCTCCCATACCCTGTGGGAGCCTGACACCGTCATCAAGGCCAATGGAGGCATCCCCCCTCTTACTTATCAGATGTTTTTG CATACTGTAGCCACCATTGGCGACCCTCCGCGTCCAGTCGGCGAGGTAGATTTCACAGGAGTCAAGTTCGGCAGCCTGCCTGAATCCTTTTACAATGAGTTTACGGTCTTCGATAAG ACTCCAAAACCAGAGGATTTAGGTGTATTCCTAGAGAACGAGGATATCCGAATGATTCGCTGGGTGGGCGGGGAGACCACTGCTCTTAAGCAGATGCAGCAGCGTCTGGCTGTGGAGTATGAAACCTTCCTCAG GGGATCGTACTTGCCTACACATGGCAACCCGGACTTATTGGGTCCACCCATATCTTTGAGCCCTGCGCTGCGGTTTGGATGTCTCTCTGTCCGGAG CTTCTACTGGTCAGTACAGGACTTGTTCCGTCAGGTGCACCAAGGACGGCTCACCTCTAACTCTGCGTCCCATTTCATTACTG GTCAACTGATTTGGCGTGAATATTTCTACACGATGAGCGTGAACAACCCTAACTACGGCCAGATGGCTGGCAACCCTATCTGCTTGGATATTCCTTGGAAGACTCCGGCTGGAGATGAGTTGCAGAG ATGGATGGAAGGTCGCACCGGGTTCCCGTTCGTGGACGCGGCGATGCGCCAGCTCCGTACGGAGGGCTGGTTGCACCACGCCGCGCGCAACACGGTCGCCTCCTTCCTCACGCGGGGCACGCTCTGGCTGTCCTGGGAACACGGGCTCAACCACTTCTTGAAGTATCTGCTTGATGCCGACTG GTCGGTGTGCGCCGGTAACTGGATGTGGGTATCATCGTCAGCGTTCGAAGCGTTGCTGGACTCGGGCGAGTGCGCGTGCCCGGTGCGCCTGGGGCAGCGCCTCGACCCCAGCGGGGAGTACGTGCGCAGATACGTGCCCGAACTGGCTCGCATGCCCGTTGAATACAT CTATGAACCCTGGAAGGCTCCTATCGACGTGCAGGAGCGCGCCTCCTGCATCATCGGCAAGGACTACCCAGACCCAGTAGTCAACCACCTTGTGGCCGCCCAGAGGAACAGGAATGCTATGAAG TGGTTGAGCCGCTCAGTTGCCGGCCGACTGCAGAAGGACAAGTGGTTCGATATAGTCGGG gAACTTCGTCATATTTTGCAAAAAGCTCCTCCACACTGCTGCCCCTCCTCAGAAGACGAGATCCGACAGTTCATGTGGCTCAACGAATAA